A window of the Scandinavium goeteborgense genome harbors these coding sequences:
- the rsuA gene encoding 16S rRNA pseudouridine(516) synthase RsuA: MRLEKFIAQQLGVSRAIAGREIRASRVTVDGEIVKLSAFKVLPEHSVEYDGNPLTQPTGPRYFMLNKPQGYVCSTDDPDHPTVLYFLDEPLAHKLHAAGRLDIDTTGLVLMTDDGQWSHRVTSPRHHCEKTYLVTLESPVSDDTAEQFTTGVQLHNEKDLTKPAQLDVLTPTEVRLTISEGRYHQVKRMFAAVGNHVVGLHRERIGEIKLDDDLAPGEYRALTEDEIASVGLSPR; encoded by the coding sequence ATGCGACTCGAAAAGTTTATCGCCCAGCAACTCGGCGTCAGCCGTGCCATTGCCGGGCGTGAAATTCGCGCCAGCCGCGTTACCGTGGATGGCGAGATTGTCAAACTCAGCGCGTTTAAGGTCCTGCCGGAACACTCTGTGGAATATGACGGAAATCCGTTGACCCAACCGACTGGCCCACGCTACTTCATGCTTAACAAGCCTCAGGGTTATGTGTGCTCAACGGATGACCCGGATCATCCAACGGTGCTTTATTTCCTCGATGAGCCACTGGCGCACAAGCTGCACGCCGCAGGGCGTCTGGATATCGACACCACCGGTCTGGTACTGATGACCGACGACGGCCAATGGTCGCATCGCGTCACTTCCCCGCGTCACCACTGCGAGAAAACTTATCTGGTTACGCTGGAATCGCCGGTGTCCGATGACACAGCTGAACAATTCACGACAGGCGTTCAGCTGCATAATGAAAAAGATCTGACCAAACCCGCGCAGCTGGATGTGCTGACCCCGACTGAAGTTCGTTTGACTATCAGTGAAGGGCGCTACCACCAGGTGAAACGCATGTTTGCGGCGGTAGGCAACCACGTTGTGGGCCTGCATCGCGAACGCATTGGTGAAATTAAACTTGATGACGATTTGGCTCCTGGTGAATACCGGGCGCTGACGGAAGACGAAATCGCCAGCGTTGGCTTATCGCCGCGCTAA
- a CDS encoding YejG family protein produces MNTLQLSIVHRLPQSYRWSTGFAGSRVEPIPQNGNEDDNSLVALKLLSPDGDTAWPVMQKLSQALTDIELPSSVLECEGEPCLFVNMQDEFAATCRLKNFGVAIAEPFSGNNPF; encoded by the coding sequence GTGAATACACTACAGCTTTCTATCGTACACCGCCTGCCCCAGAGCTATCGCTGGTCTACCGGTTTTGCAGGTTCAAGAGTTGAACCGATTCCGCAAAACGGTAACGAAGATGATAATTCCCTGGTGGCACTGAAATTACTGAGTCCAGACGGCGATACCGCATGGCCCGTAATGCAGAAGCTGAGCCAGGCGTTAACCGATATCGAATTGCCAAGCTCCGTGCTGGAATGCGAAGGCGAGCCGTGCCTGTTCGTCAATATGCAGGATGAGTTCGCGGCGACCTGCCGACTGAAAAACTTCGGCGTGGCTATCGCTGAGCCTTTCTCTGGTAACAACCCTTTCTGA
- a CDS encoding microcin C ABC transporter permease YejB, with product MGAYLIRRLLLVIPTLWAIITINFFIVQIAPGGPVDQAIAAIEFGTKGSMPGGGAEGMGATHARTGVGNINDSQYRGGRGLDPEVIAEITHRYGFDKPMHERYFTMLWNYVRFDFGDSLFRSASVLQLIKESLPVSITLGLWSTLIIYLVSIPLGIRKAVHNGTRFDTWSSAFIIIGYAIPAFLFAIVLIVLFAGGSYYDLFPLRGLVSANFDTLPWYQKITDYLWHITLPVLATVIGGFAALTMLTKNSFMDEIRKQYVVTARAKGVSEKNILWKHIFRNAMLLVIAGFPATFISMFFTGSLLIEVMFSLNGLGLLGYEATVSRDYPVMFGTLYIFTLIGLLLNIISDISYTLVDPRIDFEGR from the coding sequence ATGGGCGCTTACCTGATTCGCCGACTGTTGTTGGTTATCCCCACGCTGTGGGCCATCATCACCATCAACTTTTTCATCGTGCAGATTGCCCCCGGCGGCCCTGTCGATCAGGCGATAGCCGCCATTGAATTTGGCACCAAAGGCAGTATGCCGGGCGGCGGCGCGGAAGGGATGGGCGCGACACATGCCCGCACCGGTGTGGGCAACATCAATGATAGTCAATATCGCGGCGGACGCGGCCTCGACCCGGAAGTGATCGCCGAAATCACCCACCGTTATGGGTTCGACAAACCGATGCACGAGCGCTATTTCACCATGCTGTGGAACTACGTGCGTTTCGACTTCGGCGACAGCCTGTTCCGCAGCGCGTCGGTCTTACAGCTGATCAAAGAAAGTCTGCCCGTTTCGATAACGCTGGGGTTATGGAGCACGCTGATTATCTACCTCGTGTCGATTCCGCTGGGCATCCGTAAAGCGGTCCACAACGGCACGCGATTCGACACCTGGAGCAGCGCCTTCATCATCATCGGCTACGCTATTCCCGCCTTCCTGTTCGCCATCGTGCTGATTGTGCTGTTTGCGGGCGGCAGCTATTACGACCTCTTCCCATTGCGTGGACTGGTTTCCGCCAATTTCGATACTCTGCCGTGGTACCAAAAAATTACCGATTATCTGTGGCACATTACGCTGCCGGTGCTGGCGACGGTGATTGGCGGTTTTGCGGCGCTGACGATGCTGACCAAAAACTCGTTTATGGATGAAATTCGTAAACAATACGTCGTTACCGCACGTGCCAAAGGGGTCAGCGAGAAAAACATCCTTTGGAAACACATCTTTCGTAACGCCATGCTGCTGGTCATAGCCGGATTCCCGGCAACGTTTATCAGCATGTTTTTCACTGGATCGCTGCTGATTGAAGTGATGTTCTCGCTCAACGGACTGGGCCTGCTCGGCTATGAAGCGACCGTTTCCCGCGATTATCCGGTGATGTTTGGCACACTGTATATTTTCACCCTGATTGGCCTGCTGCTGAATATCATCAGCGACATCAGCTATACGCTGGTCGATCCGCGCATTGATTTTGAGGGCCGCTGA
- a CDS encoding Bcr/CflA family multidrug efflux MFS transporter, producing MTTRQHSSLGIVFILGLLAMLMPLSIDMYLPALPVISAQFGVPAGSAQMTLSTYILGFALGQLLYGPMADSIGRKPVILGGTLVFAAAAVACALSQTIEHLIIMRFFHGLAAAAASVVINALMRDIYPKEEFSRMMSFVMLVTTIAPLVAPMVGGAVLVWFSWHAIFWILAIAALLASTMIFFFIDETLPPERRQKFHIRTTMGNFASLFRHKRVLSYMLASGFSFAGMFSFLSAGPFVYIELNHVSPQHFGYYFALNIVFLFVMTIINSRFVRKVGALNMFRAGLWIQFAMAVWMVVCALLGVGFWSLVLGVAAFVGCVSMVSSNAMAVILDEFPHMAGTASSLAGTFRFGIGAIVGALLSMATFTTAWPMLFSIAFCASCSILFSLYASRPRKNPR from the coding sequence GTGACCACCAGGCAGCACTCCTCGCTGGGAATAGTATTCATCCTTGGCCTTCTGGCCATGTTGATGCCGCTTTCAATTGATATGTATCTCCCGGCGCTGCCGGTCATTTCTGCCCAGTTCGGTGTTCCGGCGGGCAGTGCGCAGATGACGCTCAGCACCTACATTCTGGGATTTGCGCTTGGTCAGCTGTTGTACGGCCCGATGGCCGACAGCATTGGACGTAAGCCGGTTATTCTCGGTGGTACGCTGGTGTTCGCGGCGGCTGCGGTGGCGTGTGCGCTGTCGCAGACCATCGAGCATCTGATCATCATGCGCTTCTTCCACGGCCTGGCCGCGGCGGCAGCGAGCGTGGTGATCAACGCCCTGATGCGCGACATTTATCCGAAAGAAGAGTTCTCCCGCATGATGTCTTTTGTCATGCTGGTGACGACCATTGCGCCGCTGGTGGCACCCATGGTCGGCGGGGCGGTGCTGGTGTGGTTCAGCTGGCATGCGATTTTCTGGATCCTCGCCATTGCCGCACTTCTGGCCTCAACGATGATCTTCTTCTTTATTGACGAGACGTTGCCGCCGGAGCGCCGTCAGAAGTTTCATATCCGCACCACGATGGGGAACTTTGCCTCGCTGTTCCGCCATAAGCGCGTGCTGAGCTACATGCTGGCCAGCGGTTTCAGCTTCGCCGGTATGTTCTCGTTCCTGAGCGCCGGGCCGTTTGTTTACATCGAACTGAACCACGTTTCGCCGCAGCATTTCGGCTATTATTTCGCGCTGAACATCGTGTTCCTGTTTGTCATGACCATCATCAACAGCCGCTTTGTGCGCAAAGTCGGCGCGCTGAACATGTTCCGTGCCGGATTGTGGATCCAGTTCGCGATGGCGGTGTGGATGGTGGTGTGCGCATTGCTCGGCGTGGGCTTCTGGTCTCTGGTGCTTGGCGTGGCGGCGTTTGTGGGCTGCGTGTCGATGGTCTCTTCCAACGCGATGGCAGTTATTCTCGACGAGTTCCCGCACATGGCGGGCACGGCGTCGTCGCTGGCGGGGACTTTCCGCTTCGGGATTGGTGCGATTGTCGGTGCGTTGCTGTCGATGGCGACCTTTACCACCGCGTGGCCGATGCTGTTTTCCATCGCGTTTTGCGCCAGTTGTTCAATTTTGTTCTCTCTTTACGCCAGCCGTCCTCGTAAAAACCCGCGTTAA
- the yejF gene encoding microcin C ABC transporter ATP-binding protein YejF, with product MTKPLLDIDNLSIAFSARGETRTVVSELSLQVEAGETLALVGESGSGKSVSALSVLRLLPTPPVSYPTGDIRFHGESLLHANERVLRGIRGNRIAMIFQEPMVSLNPLHSLEKQLYEVLSLHRGMRKEAARGEILTCLDRVGIRNARRRLDDYPHQLSGGERQRVMIAMALLTRPELLIADEPTTALDVSVQAQILQLLRELRQELNMGLLFITHNLSIVRKLADNVAVMQNGRCVEQRDALALFRRPEHPYTIKLLDSEPAGEPVPLPPESVPLLQVENLQVAFPIRKGVFRRIVDENRVVNNISFTLNTGETLGLVGESGSGKSTTGMALLRLIASAGNIVFDGHKIQGRSRKQMLPLRHRIQVVFQDPNSSLNPRLNVLQIIEEGLRVHQPALSSTARENEVISVMKEVGLDPETRWRYPAEFSGGQRQRIAIARALILKPQLIVLDEPTSSLDRTVQAQILALLKSLQQKHQLAYIFISHDLHVVRSLCHQVIVLRQGEVVEQGDCQRVFAAPAQEYTRQLITLS from the coding sequence ATGACGAAACCCTTATTAGACATCGACAATCTCTCCATTGCCTTCAGCGCCAGAGGCGAGACCCGTACGGTGGTGAGCGAGTTGTCGCTACAGGTGGAAGCCGGGGAAACGCTGGCGCTGGTCGGGGAATCCGGTTCTGGCAAAAGCGTATCGGCGCTGTCCGTGCTGCGCCTGCTGCCTACACCGCCGGTGAGTTATCCGACCGGCGATATCCGTTTTCACGGCGAATCCCTGCTGCATGCCAATGAGCGCGTGCTGCGGGGGATCCGTGGGAATCGCATCGCGATGATTTTTCAGGAACCGATGGTGTCGCTCAACCCGCTGCATTCGCTCGAAAAACAGCTGTATGAAGTGCTGTCTCTGCACCGGGGAATGCGCAAAGAAGCGGCGCGCGGCGAGATCCTGACCTGTCTGGATCGCGTCGGGATCCGCAATGCTCGTCGTCGGCTGGACGATTATCCGCATCAGCTTTCCGGCGGCGAACGTCAGCGCGTGATGATTGCCATGGCGCTACTGACGCGCCCGGAACTGTTGATTGCCGACGAACCCACCACCGCACTGGACGTCTCCGTGCAGGCGCAAATCCTGCAACTGCTGCGCGAGCTGCGCCAGGAACTGAACATGGGCTTGCTGTTTATTACCCATAACCTGAGCATCGTACGCAAGCTGGCGGACAACGTGGCGGTAATGCAGAACGGTCGCTGCGTCGAACAACGCGACGCCCTGGCGCTGTTCCGCCGCCCTGAACATCCCTACACCATCAAACTGCTCGACAGCGAACCGGCAGGCGAGCCCGTACCGCTGCCGCCGGAAAGCGTCCCGCTGTTGCAGGTAGAAAATCTGCAGGTCGCGTTTCCCATTCGCAAAGGCGTGTTTCGCCGGATCGTTGATGAAAACAGAGTGGTCAACAACATCAGTTTTACCTTGAATACCGGTGAAACGCTGGGTCTGGTAGGAGAATCCGGATCGGGTAAAAGCACCACCGGTATGGCACTGCTGCGGCTGATCGCCTCGGCGGGCAATATTGTGTTTGATGGGCATAAAATTCAGGGGCGTTCGCGCAAGCAAATGCTGCCGCTGCGTCACCGGATCCAGGTGGTTTTTCAGGATCCTAATTCGTCGCTGAACCCGCGCCTGAACGTGCTGCAAATTATCGAAGAAGGTTTGCGCGTGCATCAGCCCGCGTTGAGCAGTACCGCGCGTGAAAATGAAGTGATTAGCGTGATGAAGGAAGTGGGCCTCGACCCGGAAACCCGCTGGCGTTATCCGGCTGAATTTTCCGGCGGCCAGCGCCAGCGCATCGCCATCGCCCGAGCGTTAATCCTCAAGCCACAGCTTATCGTGCTGGATGAACCGACGTCATCACTCGACCGGACCGTACAGGCGCAGATCCTCGCCTTGCTGAAATCACTTCAGCAAAAGCATCAGCTGGCCTACATTTTTATCAGCCATGACCTGCATGTGGTGCGTTCGCTTTGCCATCAGGTGATTGTACTGCGTCAGGGAGAGGTGGTTGAGCAAGGTGACTGTCAGCGCGTGTTTGCCGCACCGGCGCAGGAGTATACTCGCCAGCTGATTACGCTAAGCTGA
- a CDS encoding microcin C ABC transporter permease, with amino-acid sequence MPRLSSVNQARWARFRHNRRGYWSLVLFLIIFACSLCSELIANDRPLVVQYHGDIYFPALKTYSEKDFGGQFATAADFQDPWLQKQLSDHGRVLWAPIRFGANSINFSTDRPFPAPPSAQNWLGTDANGGDVLARILYGTRISLLFGLMLTLCSSVMGVLAGALQGYYGGKIDLWGQRFIEVWSGMPTLFLIILLSSVIQPNFWWLLAITVLFGWMTLVGVVRAEFLRARNFDYIRAAQALGVSDRGIIFRHMLPNAMVATLTFLPFILCSSITTLTSLDFLGFGLPLGSPSLGELLLQGKNNLQAPWLGITAFLSVAVLLSLLIFIGEAVRDAFDPSKVV; translated from the coding sequence ATGCCACGTTTAAGCTCCGTCAATCAGGCCCGCTGGGCACGCTTTCGTCATAACCGCCGCGGCTACTGGTCGCTGGTGCTGTTCCTGATTATTTTCGCCTGTAGCCTGTGTTCAGAGCTTATCGCCAACGACAGGCCGCTCGTCGTGCAGTATCACGGTGATATCTATTTCCCGGCGCTGAAAACCTACAGTGAGAAAGACTTCGGCGGGCAGTTTGCCACCGCTGCCGATTTTCAGGATCCGTGGCTGCAAAAACAGCTGAGCGATCATGGCCGCGTATTGTGGGCGCCGATTCGCTTTGGGGCCAACTCGATTAACTTTTCCACCGACCGCCCCTTCCCTGCTCCGCCTTCGGCGCAAAACTGGCTCGGCACTGACGCCAACGGCGGCGATGTGCTGGCTCGTATTCTCTACGGCACCCGCATATCGCTGCTGTTTGGCCTGATGCTGACCCTGTGCTCAAGCGTAATGGGCGTGCTGGCGGGCGCGTTACAGGGCTATTACGGCGGGAAAATCGATTTGTGGGGTCAGCGCTTCATTGAAGTGTGGTCCGGGATGCCGACGCTGTTTTTAATCATCCTGCTTTCCAGCGTTATTCAGCCTAACTTCTGGTGGCTGCTGGCGATAACCGTGCTGTTCGGCTGGATGACGCTGGTCGGCGTGGTTCGCGCTGAGTTTCTGCGCGCGCGTAATTTTGACTACATCCGCGCCGCACAGGCGCTGGGCGTTAGCGACCGCGGCATTATCTTCCGCCATATGCTGCCCAACGCGATGGTTGCGACCCTGACCTTCTTGCCGTTTATTTTGTGCAGTTCGATTACCACGCTCACCTCGCTCGATTTCCTCGGCTTTGGTTTGCCGCTGGGTTCGCCTTCGCTGGGCGAACTGCTGCTTCAGGGCAAAAATAACTTACAGGCACCGTGGCTTGGGATCACCGCGTTTTTATCGGTGGCGGTGCTGCTGTCGCTATTGATTTTCATTGGTGAAGCTGTACGCGACGCCTTCGACCCCAGCAAGGTGGTGTGA
- a CDS encoding fasciclin domain-containing protein, with protein sequence MKQFLPSLIFSALVFSGVSQAAMMDNSPVMVGGAAMYPSKNIVQNAVNSKDHTTLVAAVKAAGLVPTLEGTGPFTVFAPTNTAFEKLPPGTVDSLLKPENKQKLTAVLTYHVVAGKYDMKALEKKIKAGGGKAELKTVNGGSLWVMANGPHNIQLKDARGNIANITTYDVNQSNGVIDVIDTVLMP encoded by the coding sequence ATGAAACAATTTCTGCCATCTCTGATTTTTTCTGCACTGGTTTTCAGCGGCGTGTCTCAGGCCGCCATGATGGATAACAGCCCTGTGATGGTCGGCGGGGCAGCCATGTACCCATCGAAAAATATCGTGCAAAACGCCGTGAATTCGAAAGATCACACCACGCTTGTGGCGGCAGTAAAAGCTGCCGGACTGGTCCCGACACTCGAAGGAACCGGGCCCTTTACCGTCTTCGCCCCCACTAACACCGCCTTCGAAAAACTCCCTCCGGGAACCGTGGACTCCCTGCTCAAACCCGAAAACAAACAAAAACTCACCGCCGTTTTGACATATCACGTGGTGGCGGGCAAATACGATATGAAAGCGCTTGAGAAAAAAATCAAAGCCGGGGGCGGTAAAGCCGAGCTGAAAACCGTGAATGGCGGTTCGCTGTGGGTGATGGCGAACGGCCCGCACAATATCCAGCTGAAAGATGCGCGCGGCAATATCGCCAACATCACCACCTACGACGTCAATCAGAGCAACGGCGTGATTGATGTGATCGACACTGTGCTGATGCCATAA
- a CDS encoding DEAD/DEAH box helicase yields MTFTLRPYQQEAVDATLSHFRQHQQPAVIVLPTGAGKSLVIAELARLARGRVLVLAHVKELVAQNHAKYLALGLEADIFAAGLKRKESHGKVVFGSVQSVARNLELFQAEFSLLIVDECHRISDDDDSQYQQILNHLKKVNPHLRLLGLTATPFRLGKGWIYRFHYHGMVRGDEKALFRDCIYELPLRYMIKHGFLTPPERLDMPVVQYDFSRLQVQSNGLFSEADLNVELKKQQRVTPHIISQIIEFAQNRKGVMIFASTVEHAKEVTGLLPASEAALITGDTPTPERDRLIEAFKAQQFRYLVNVAVLTTGFDAPHVDLIAILRPTESVSLYQQIVGRGLRLSPGKTDCLILDYAGNPHDLFAPEVGAPKGKSDNVPVQVFCPACGFANTFWGKTTQDGTLIEHFGRRCQGWFEDDDGHREQCDFRFRFKNCPQCNAENDIAARRCRECDTVLVDPDDMLKAALKLKDALVLRCSGMTLQDGADDKGPWLKVTYHDEDGADVSERFRLQTPAQKTAFEQLFMRPHTRTPGVPLRWITPADILAQQVLLRHPDFVVARKKGQFWQVREKVFDYEGRFRRANEMR; encoded by the coding sequence ATGACCTTTACTCTTCGCCCTTATCAGCAGGAAGCGGTGGACGCCACCCTCTCCCACTTTCGTCAACACCAACAGCCCGCGGTGATTGTGTTGCCCACCGGGGCCGGGAAAAGCCTGGTGATCGCCGAGCTTGCGCGCCTGGCCCGTGGGCGTGTGTTGGTGCTTGCTCACGTCAAAGAACTGGTGGCGCAGAACCACGCGAAGTACCTGGCGCTGGGGCTTGAGGCCGATATTTTTGCCGCCGGGCTGAAGCGCAAAGAGAGCCACGGCAAAGTGGTGTTCGGCAGCGTACAGTCGGTGGCGCGCAATCTCGAGCTGTTTCAGGCTGAGTTTTCGCTGTTGATCGTCGACGAATGTCACCGCATCAGCGACGACGATGACAGCCAATATCAGCAAATTCTCAATCATCTTAAAAAGGTGAACCCTCACTTACGCCTGCTGGGGCTAACCGCCACGCCGTTCCGTCTGGGCAAAGGCTGGATTTATCGCTTTCATTATCACGGCATGGTGCGTGGCGATGAAAAGGCGCTGTTCCGCGACTGCATTTATGAACTGCCGCTGCGCTACATGATTAAGCACGGCTTTCTGACGCCGCCCGAACGGCTGGATATGCCGGTGGTTCAATACGATTTCAGCCGCCTGCAGGTGCAAAGCAACGGCCTGTTCAGCGAGGCAGATCTTAACGTTGAGCTGAAAAAACAGCAGCGTGTGACGCCGCACATCATCAGCCAGATTATCGAATTTGCGCAGAATCGCAAAGGGGTGATGATTTTCGCCTCTACCGTGGAACACGCTAAAGAAGTGACCGGCCTGCTACCCGCCTCAGAAGCGGCGCTGATCACCGGCGATACGCCCACGCCGGAACGAGACCGGCTGATTGAGGCATTCAAGGCCCAGCAGTTTCGCTATCTGGTGAACGTGGCGGTGCTGACCACCGGGTTTGACGCGCCGCACGTCGACCTGATTGCCATTCTGCGCCCGACGGAATCCGTCAGCCTGTATCAGCAAATTGTTGGCCGTGGTCTGCGCCTGTCGCCGGGCAAGACCGATTGCCTGATACTCGACTACGCCGGAAACCCGCATGACCTTTTCGCCCCGGAAGTCGGTGCGCCGAAAGGCAAAAGTGACAACGTGCCGGTGCAGGTTTTCTGCCCTGCCTGCGGTTTCGCCAACACGTTCTGGGGCAAAACCACCCAGGACGGCACGCTTATCGAACATTTTGGTCGCCGCTGTCAGGGCTGGTTTGAAGATGACGACGGCCATCGCGAGCAGTGTGATTTCCGCTTCCGCTTCAAAAACTGCCCACAGTGTAATGCGGAAAATGACATCGCGGCGCGTCGTTGCCGCGAATGTGACACCGTGCTGGTTGACCCGGACGATATGCTGAAAGCGGCGCTGAAGCTCAAAGATGCGCTGGTGCTGCGCTGTAGCGGCATGACGTTACAGGACGGCGCTGACGATAAAGGCCCGTGGCTGAAAGTCACCTATCACGACGAAGACGGGGCCGATGTAAGTGAGCGCTTCCGTCTGCAAACACCCGCACAGAAAACTGCATTCGAGCAGCTTTTTATGCGGCCACATACTCGCACCCCCGGCGTACCGCTGCGCTGGATAACGCCTGCCGATATCCTTGCTCAGCAGGTTTTGCTGCGTCATCCGGATTTTGTCGTCGCACGTAAAAAAGGGCAGTTCTGGCAGGTGCGCGAAAAAGTCTTTGATTATGAAGGCCGTTTCCGCCGCGCCAATGAGATGCGCTAG
- a CDS encoding sigma-70 family RNA polymerase sigma factor, with amino-acid sequence MTTNAPHIHAGIMTKIASGDKDALAQLYHTISPRLFGIILRMVRRRDWAEEILHDTFIQIWQSATGYDEQRSEPQIWLSHIARNRAIDYLRKHEHRCCSVDDITEAEEGFQAPLAEEDSHLEARRLQHCLENLPPEQRQSIALAYYRGLSQTEIALSLSQPEGTVKSWIRRALAHLRECVGL; translated from the coding sequence ATGACAACCAACGCGCCTCATATTCATGCCGGCATCATGACCAAAATAGCCTCCGGCGATAAAGATGCTCTGGCACAGCTCTACCACACGATTTCTCCCCGCCTGTTTGGGATTATTTTGCGCATGGTCCGACGCCGCGACTGGGCGGAGGAAATCCTGCACGATACCTTCATTCAAATCTGGCAGTCTGCGACCGGATACGACGAGCAGCGCAGCGAGCCGCAGATTTGGCTAAGTCATATCGCCAGAAATCGCGCCATTGATTACCTGAGAAAACATGAGCATCGCTGCTGTTCGGTGGATGACATTACCGAAGCGGAAGAAGGCTTTCAGGCCCCGCTTGCGGAGGAAGACAGTCATCTGGAAGCCCGCCGCTTGCAGCATTGCCTGGAGAACTTACCGCCTGAACAGCGGCAAAGTATTGCCCTGGCTTACTATCGCGGGCTGTCACAAACCGAAATCGCCCTGTCGTTGAGCCAGCCAGAAGGCACCGTTAAAAGCTGGATCCGCCGCGCGCTGGCACATCTCAGGGAGTGTGTGGGCCTATGA
- a CDS encoding anti-sigma factor yields the protein MNIQENDDFLAAEFVLGVLDEPTRAQLARRMTTDADFAQQVTRWQKAFSGIDVTTQDVTPAPDVWWAIQRDINQSTPLAAVTPVRSRPTAWVGWALAAALAGVLVFTYVTKPEQASPMQPVAVLSGAQPGEQFVVSVNKSASMIQVSALNVTLPQNKNLQLWLIKGSHPPRSLGLITRTTGNAFTLGAESLDNQSVLAISLEPVGGSKLAGPSGPVIFQGKISTL from the coding sequence ATGAACATTCAGGAAAATGATGACTTCCTCGCCGCCGAATTCGTTCTCGGGGTGCTGGATGAACCCACGCGGGCGCAGCTCGCACGAAGAATGACCACCGATGCTGACTTTGCGCAGCAAGTCACGCGCTGGCAAAAAGCCTTTAGCGGAATAGACGTGACAACACAGGATGTCACTCCTGCGCCGGACGTCTGGTGGGCTATTCAGCGCGACATTAATCAGAGTACGCCATTAGCGGCAGTTACCCCGGTTCGTTCGCGACCAACAGCCTGGGTCGGCTGGGCGCTTGCCGCGGCGCTGGCGGGTGTGCTGGTATTCACCTACGTGACGAAACCGGAACAGGCGTCGCCGATGCAGCCGGTCGCCGTGTTAAGTGGCGCCCAACCGGGTGAACAGTTCGTGGTCAGCGTGAATAAATCTGCGTCGATGATTCAGGTCTCCGCGCTTAATGTGACGCTACCGCAAAACAAAAATCTACAGCTGTGGCTGATTAAAGGCAGTCATCCGCCGCGCTCACTGGGCCTCATCACCCGCACCACGGGTAACGCGTTCACACTGGGCGCCGAGTCGCTGGACAATCAATCGGTACTGGCGATCAGCCTTGAACCTGTTGGCGGTTCAAAACTGGCGGGACCTTCAGGGCCGGTGATATTCCAGGGTAAAATCAGCACGCTTTAG